A window of Candidatus Krumholzibacteriia bacterium contains these coding sequences:
- a CDS encoding amidohydrolase family protein: protein RGLAVAPGFINMLSWATESLIADGRAQSDIRQGVTLEIFGEGWSMGPLNETMKKEVVEEQGDIKYDVTWTTLGEYLESLVQRGISPNVASFVGATTVRIHVLGHEDRPPTPAELVTMQELVRQAMREGALGVGSSLIYAPAFYAKTEELVALAQAAGESGGMYISHLRSEGNRLLEAVDEIIRIAREAHVPAEIYHLKAAGRENWGKLDEVVQRLEKGRAEGLRLTADMYTYTAGATGLDAAMPPWTKEGGHKAWVARLRDPALRARIGREMLTPTDAWENFFLAAGPEQMLLVAFKNDALKPLTGKTLAEVAAARGKSPEETAMDLVVEDDSRVGTIYFLMSEENVRQELALSWVSFGSDEAAPANEGVFLLSNPHPRAYGNFARLLGKYVRDEKVVPLEAAIRRLTALPAANLGLRRRGSLQPGFLADIVVFDPASIADHATFEKPHQYATGMRHVFVNGVQVLAGGEHTGAKPGRVVRGQGWRPAS, encoded by the coding sequence CGCGGTCTCGCCGTGGCTCCGGGCTTCATCAACATGCTGAGCTGGGCCACGGAGTCGCTCATCGCCGACGGCAGAGCCCAGAGCGACATCCGTCAAGGCGTGACGCTCGAGATCTTCGGCGAGGGCTGGTCCATGGGACCGCTGAACGAGACGATGAAGAAGGAGGTCGTGGAGGAGCAGGGGGATATCAAGTACGACGTGACCTGGACGACGCTGGGCGAATACCTGGAGTCTCTGGTGCAGCGCGGCATCTCGCCCAACGTGGCCTCCTTCGTCGGCGCGACGACGGTGCGCATCCATGTCCTGGGACACGAGGACCGGCCGCCCACGCCGGCGGAGCTCGTGACCATGCAGGAACTGGTGCGACAAGCGATGCGCGAAGGTGCTCTGGGAGTGGGTTCGTCGCTCATCTATGCCCCGGCCTTCTACGCCAAGACGGAGGAACTCGTGGCCCTGGCGCAGGCGGCCGGGGAGTCCGGCGGCATGTACATCTCGCACTTGCGGAGCGAGGGGAACCGCTTGCTGGAAGCGGTGGACGAGATCATACGCATCGCGCGCGAGGCCCATGTTCCCGCCGAGATCTACCACTTGAAGGCAGCGGGCCGGGAGAACTGGGGGAAGCTCGACGAAGTGGTGCAGCGGCTGGAGAAAGGTCGTGCCGAGGGGCTCCGTCTCACCGCCGACATGTACACCTACACCGCGGGTGCCACGGGTCTCGACGCTGCCATGCCGCCTTGGACCAAAGAGGGAGGGCACAAGGCCTGGGTGGCTCGCCTTCGCGATCCGGCGCTGCGGGCGCGCATCGGGCGGGAGATGCTGACGCCCACCGATGCCTGGGAGAACTTCTTCCTCGCCGCGGGACCGGAGCAGATGCTGCTCGTGGCATTCAAGAACGACGCGCTCAAGCCCCTCACCGGCAAGACGCTTGCCGAGGTGGCGGCGGCGCGAGGCAAGTCGCCGGAAGAAACCGCCATGGATCTCGTGGTCGAGGACGACAGCCGCGTCGGCACCATCTACTTCCTGATGTCGGAGGAGAACGTGCGCCAGGAACTGGCGCTGTCCTGGGTGAGCTTCGGTTCGGACGAAGCGGCGCCGGCGAACGAGGGCGTCTTCCTTCTCTCCAATCCGCACCCGCGGGCCTACGGCAACTTCGCTCGCCTGCTCGGGAAGTACGTGCGCGACGAGAAGGTGGTGCCGCTGGAGGCAGCGATCCGCCGCTTGACGGCGCTGCCAGCGGCGAACCTCGGTCTCCGCCGCCGCGGCAGCTTGCAGCCCGGCTTCCTCGCCGACATCGTGGTGTTCGACCCGGCGAGCATCGCCGATCACGCCACCTTCGAAAAGCCGCACCAATATGCGACGGGGATGCGCCACGTCTTCGTCAACGGCGTCCAGGTCCTGGCCGGCGGGGAGCACACCGGTGCCAAGCCGGGCCGGGTGGTGCGCGGCCAGGGCTGGCGCCCGGCGTCGTGA
- a CDS encoding class I SAM-dependent methyltransferase, translating to MSDHTRLGTGVVRSFQYSKEFEQLITELAQEKASWPNRPLYLAANLGGPGSRLVEFATKTVPEIEFHCGTLERQTVLDFGCGTGATTVALAERCPQVLAFDIDAKRVEICKRRLEEHGLAARVRFVAGVDVADLQQEMEGLALDLVLLNGVLEHVPLTRHGLRRRILRTLFEMLRPRGHLFINDTPNRLIPVDQHTTQLWWIPWTRPGSEWAFRHAFRKGRLGSEPPSGGPREMEEAGAWGATYWEITGYLEGLPWECLNVRAGHDRHIRCRPAGCNRKRDLFEALLYPWAVRLGRVPLTAFTPDLTNLVIRKREGRAG from the coding sequence GTGAGCGACCACACTCGACTCGGGACGGGCGTGGTGCGGAGCTTTCAGTACTCGAAGGAGTTCGAACAACTCATCACCGAACTCGCCCAGGAGAAGGCTTCCTGGCCGAATCGACCTCTCTATCTGGCGGCGAATCTGGGTGGTCCCGGAAGCCGGCTGGTGGAATTCGCCACCAAGACCGTCCCGGAGATCGAATTCCACTGTGGCACCCTGGAGCGCCAGACGGTCCTCGACTTCGGTTGCGGCACCGGGGCGACGACGGTGGCGCTCGCGGAACGTTGTCCCCAGGTGCTTGCCTTCGACATCGATGCGAAACGAGTGGAGATCTGCAAACGCCGGCTGGAAGAGCACGGTCTCGCCGCCCGGGTGCGCTTCGTGGCTGGTGTCGACGTGGCGGATCTGCAGCAGGAGATGGAGGGACTCGCTCTCGATCTCGTGCTCCTGAATGGCGTGCTCGAGCATGTGCCGCTGACGCGGCACGGGTTGCGCCGGCGGATCCTGCGCACATTGTTCGAGATGTTGCGGCCGCGCGGGCACCTGTTCATCAACGACACGCCGAATCGTCTCATTCCGGTGGATCAGCACACGACGCAGCTCTGGTGGATCCCGTGGACGCGGCCCGGCTCCGAGTGGGCTTTCCGTCACGCGTTCCGGAAGGGGAGGCTGGGGAGCGAGCCACCTTCGGGCGGTCCGCGAGAGATGGAGGAAGCCGGGGCCTGGGGCGCGACCTACTGGGAAATCACGGGATACCTGGAGGGCCTCCCCTGGGAATGCCTCAATGTCCGCGCCGGTCATGACCGGCACATCCGTTGCCGGCCGGCAGGGTGCAACCGGAAACGAGATCTGTTCGAGGCCCTCTTGTACCCATGGGCCGTCCGTCTCGGGCGCGTACCGCTCACTGCCTTCACACCGGATCTGACCAATCTGGTCATTCGAAAGCGCGAGGGTCGGGCAGGATAA
- a CDS encoding efflux RND transporter periplasmic adaptor subunit has product MDRPIDPRVRRSRRLRLALRVVGVVLGLAVLALLLAGWARPSVRRQGIRTAVVARGPLEATVTASGTVVPEHEQVLSSPLDTRLLEVLVPPGTAVQQGQALVRLDVGEATLALEKLGEQIALKHVESQSESIATRQTLTDLQAQRDIRKLEVESASLTVERNQALFDKGIVSGNDLRAAQMELEKARLELRRLEENVQQTGRASAARLHKLELERSILGKERDEAARLLELATARADRDGVLTYVLQDEGASVHRGDVIARVADLGSFRIETRVPDVRATSLATGMAARVALGDTILDGQVSRILPEVENGTITVLVDLMQRTHAGLRPNRRVDVHLVTARTEGTLCVARGPVVRLGAGDVLFVVRGDAAVRTPVRLGIANFAQQEILEGLAEGDEVVISDMSEYAHVKEVKLR; this is encoded by the coding sequence ATGGACCGCCCGATCGATCCACGAGTGCGCCGGAGCCGGCGACTGCGTCTCGCCCTACGGGTGGTTGGTGTCGTCCTCGGCCTCGCCGTCCTGGCGTTACTCCTCGCTGGTTGGGCGCGCCCGTCGGTGCGGCGCCAAGGGATCCGCACCGCCGTCGTCGCCCGCGGACCCTTGGAAGCGACGGTGACCGCCTCGGGGACGGTGGTTCCCGAGCACGAGCAAGTGCTTTCCTCACCCCTCGACACGCGGCTGCTCGAGGTGCTCGTACCGCCCGGCACTGCGGTCCAGCAAGGCCAGGCGCTGGTGCGCCTCGATGTAGGCGAGGCCACGCTAGCGCTGGAAAAGCTGGGCGAACAGATCGCGCTCAAGCACGTCGAGAGCCAGAGCGAGAGCATCGCCACCCGTCAGACCCTGACGGATCTGCAGGCGCAGCGTGACATCCGCAAGCTGGAGGTGGAAAGCGCCAGCCTCACCGTCGAGCGCAACCAGGCTCTGTTCGATAAGGGCATCGTCTCGGGGAACGACCTGAGGGCGGCGCAGATGGAATTGGAGAAAGCGCGACTCGAGCTGCGACGCCTGGAGGAAAACGTGCAGCAAACGGGGCGGGCGTCGGCGGCCCGACTGCACAAGCTGGAGCTGGAGCGCAGCATCCTCGGCAAGGAACGGGACGAAGCCGCCCGGCTGCTCGAACTCGCCACCGCCCGGGCCGACCGGGACGGCGTCCTCACCTACGTGCTGCAGGACGAGGGGGCGAGCGTGCACCGCGGTGACGTGATCGCCCGCGTCGCGGACCTCGGCTCCTTCCGCATCGAGACCCGAGTGCCCGACGTGCGCGCCACGAGCCTCGCCACCGGCATGGCGGCACGGGTCGCTCTCGGCGACACGATCCTGGACGGGCAGGTGTCTCGCATCCTCCCGGAAGTGGAGAACGGGACGATCACGGTCCTGGTGGACCTCATGCAACGAACGCATGCGGGGCTGCGGCCCAACCGCCGCGTCGACGTGCACCTGGTCACGGCGCGGACGGAGGGCACGCTCTGCGTCGCCCGCGGTCCGGTGGTGCGTCTTGGTGCTGGCGACGTGCTCTTCGTCGTCCGCGGCGACGCCGCCGTCCGCACCCCGGTGCGGCTCGGCATCGCCAACTTCGCCCAGCAAGAGATCCTGGAAGGGCTCGCCGAAGGTGACGAGGTGGTGATCTCCGACATGTCGGAGTACGCCCACGTCAAGGAAGTCAAACTGCGCTGA
- a CDS encoding ABC transporter ATP-binding protein encodes MLRLDGVSKVYRTERIETVALNDIRLEVRDGEFLAVMGPSGCGKSTMLNIMGLLDAPSAGTVELDGRPVQRYGDAALARLRNESIGFIFQTFHLISDLDVLDNVELPLLYRRGLATSRRAAARQALERVGLGARLHHFPTQLSGGQQQRVAIARAIVGRPKLLLADEPTGNLDSQMGDEIVQILDGLHREGTTIVMVTHDPRLAARTDRTIRLFDGRQVA; translated from the coding sequence ATGCTGCGGCTGGACGGCGTGAGCAAGGTGTACCGTACCGAGCGCATCGAAACCGTGGCGCTGAACGACATCCGGCTCGAAGTGCGCGACGGCGAGTTCCTCGCGGTCATGGGGCCTTCGGGTTGCGGCAAGAGCACGATGCTGAACATCATGGGGCTCCTGGACGCGCCCTCGGCCGGCACGGTGGAGCTGGACGGACGGCCGGTGCAGCGCTACGGCGACGCCGCCCTCGCCCGGCTGCGCAACGAGTCCATCGGTTTCATCTTCCAGACCTTCCACCTCATCAGCGATCTCGACGTGCTCGACAACGTCGAGTTGCCGCTTCTCTACCGCCGCGGCCTCGCAACGTCGCGCCGCGCCGCCGCCCGGCAGGCGCTGGAACGCGTGGGCCTGGGGGCGCGGCTGCACCACTTTCCCACTCAGCTCTCGGGCGGGCAGCAGCAGCGGGTCGCCATCGCTCGCGCCATCGTCGGCCGGCCGAAGCTGCTGCTGGCCGACGAGCCCACGGGCAACCTGGACAGCCAGATGGGCGACGAGATCGTCCAGATCCTCGACGGATTGCATCGCGAGGGCACGACGATCGTCATGGTGACCCACGATCCCCGGCTCGCCGCGCGCACGGACCGCACCATCCGGCTCTTCGACGGCCGGCAAGTGGCTTGA
- a CDS encoding FtsX-like permease family protein: protein MWSHTTKLALKVLWRRKVFTCISLFGIGFTLVVLMVVAAIIDHLLAPMAPESRLPRILNVAYISLEGDESRSNGGAGYGFLDRYVRDLPGVERMAIVSEPQDVNGFVNGEKILSKLRYADDEYWQVLDFQFVEGAPYGAEDEKGANQVAVITESTRRKYFGDAPALGQMLDAGGTHYRVVGVVRDVPHYRLAATADLWVPVSTNRIPNYREQLRGAFMGLLLARSRRDFPAIRAEFASRLQRVELPSDQFKVIRGVPMTRFQELARQVVYSEPEKPATVRVSGIIAGGALLFMLLPAINLVNINVSRIFERSSEIGVRKAFGASSAHLVGQFVFENVVLCLVGGAIGLLGAVLVLGWINGSGLIPHADLHLNLRVFGYGFGLAVFFGCFSGAYPAWRMARLHPVAALRGETR from the coding sequence ATGTGGTCGCACACCACGAAGCTGGCTCTGAAGGTCCTCTGGCGGCGCAAGGTGTTCACCTGCATCAGCCTGTTCGGCATCGGCTTCACCCTCGTCGTGCTCATGGTGGTGGCGGCGATCATCGATCATCTCCTCGCCCCCATGGCGCCGGAGAGCCGGCTGCCGCGCATTCTCAATGTCGCCTACATCTCCCTCGAAGGGGACGAGAGCCGCTCCAACGGCGGCGCCGGGTACGGCTTCCTCGACCGCTACGTGCGCGACTTGCCCGGGGTCGAGCGCATGGCCATCGTCTCGGAGCCGCAAGACGTGAACGGCTTCGTGAACGGTGAAAAGATCCTTTCCAAGCTGCGCTACGCCGACGACGAGTATTGGCAGGTGCTCGATTTTCAGTTCGTCGAGGGAGCGCCCTATGGCGCCGAGGACGAGAAGGGTGCCAACCAGGTCGCGGTCATCACAGAAAGCACGCGGCGCAAGTACTTCGGCGACGCCCCCGCCCTGGGGCAGATGTTGGACGCCGGCGGGACCCACTATCGGGTGGTGGGCGTGGTGCGGGATGTTCCGCACTATCGGCTCGCTGCCACCGCCGACCTCTGGGTGCCGGTGAGCACCAACCGCATCCCCAACTATAGGGAGCAGCTGCGCGGTGCCTTCATGGGGCTGCTGCTCGCCCGCAGCCGCCGGGATTTTCCGGCCATCCGCGCCGAGTTCGCTTCCCGGTTGCAACGAGTCGAGTTGCCCAGCGACCAATTCAAGGTGATCCGCGGCGTGCCCATGACGCGGTTCCAAGAGCTCGCGCGCCAGGTGGTCTACTCCGAACCGGAGAAGCCGGCCACGGTCCGCGTCTCCGGGATCATCGCGGGCGGGGCCCTCCTCTTCATGCTCCTCCCGGCGATCAACCTGGTGAATATCAATGTGAGCCGGATCTTCGAACGCTCGTCCGAGATCGGCGTGCGCAAGGCCTTCGGCGCCTCGTCGGCCCATCTGGTCGGGCAATTCGTTTTCGAGAACGTCGTCCTCTGTTTGGTCGGCGGTGCCATCGGTCTCCTCGGCGCGGTGCTGGTGCTGGGCTGGATCAACGGCAGCGGCTTGATCCCGCATGCGGACCTGCATTTGAACCTGCGCGTCTTCGGTTACGGATTCGGGCTCGCCGTTTTCTTCGGCTGCTTCTCCGGTGCCTATCCCGCCTGGCGGATGGCCCGGTTGCACCCGGTGGCCGCCTTGAGAGGAGAGACACGATGA
- a CDS encoding FtsX-like permease family protein yields the protein MIAHLFRLIWNRKRSQGLVLGEILVSFLVLCMVCTTIAYFVHNARKPLGFDWHDVWRVRMDFGEYQTVSEQERQAVWERLLRLQQEARALEGVEAAALMNNVPYSGSTSSWSMKVLGRDLDMLFGVAGQEAPEVLRLDLVDGHWFVPGDENQDWVPLVINRDMAKAFFGERSPVGQSLPRFDDAGQPQARDEGEPDYRVIGVISDYRRDGELSASPLVSFTPVRVGAKQWPPDRLLIRTRPGTTAAFEETLSRRMHELAPDWAFDVRSMASKRHDALRSRLMPLLIGGTAAAFLLVMVAMGLMGVLWLNVTRRTRELGLRRAMGATASGVRLQILGELLALTTLAVLLGALVFLQAPLLGIAGWVGWQVYAVGIVGSLLILYTLVVLCGLYPSWLATRVHPAEALHYE from the coding sequence ATGATCGCCCACCTCTTCCGCCTCATCTGGAACCGGAAGCGCTCCCAGGGTCTGGTGCTGGGAGAGATTCTCGTGTCCTTCCTGGTGCTCTGCATGGTGTGCACGACGATCGCTTACTTCGTCCACAACGCGCGCAAGCCGCTCGGGTTCGACTGGCACGATGTCTGGCGCGTGCGCATGGACTTCGGCGAATACCAGACCGTCAGCGAGCAGGAGCGACAGGCGGTGTGGGAACGCCTCCTCAGGTTGCAGCAGGAAGCGCGCGCCCTGGAAGGCGTCGAAGCCGCAGCCCTCATGAACAATGTCCCGTACTCCGGCAGCACGTCCAGCTGGTCGATGAAGGTGCTCGGGCGCGACCTGGACATGCTCTTCGGCGTCGCCGGGCAGGAGGCACCCGAGGTGCTGCGCTTGGATCTCGTCGACGGGCACTGGTTCGTTCCCGGTGACGAGAATCAAGACTGGGTGCCTCTGGTGATCAATCGCGACATGGCCAAGGCGTTCTTCGGAGAGAGGAGCCCAGTGGGCCAGTCCTTGCCGCGCTTCGATGACGCTGGCCAGCCCCAGGCGCGTGACGAGGGCGAACCGGACTACCGCGTGATCGGCGTGATCTCGGACTACCGGCGGGACGGCGAGCTGTCGGCTTCGCCGCTCGTCTCCTTCACCCCGGTGCGCGTCGGCGCGAAGCAATGGCCACCGGACCGCCTGCTGATCCGCACCCGTCCCGGCACGACGGCGGCGTTCGAGGAGACGCTTTCCCGCCGGATGCACGAGCTGGCACCGGATTGGGCCTTCGACGTGCGCTCCATGGCCTCCAAGCGTCATGATGCGCTCCGCTCGCGCCTCATGCCGCTCCTCATCGGGGGGACGGCGGCGGCGTTCCTCCTGGTCATGGTCGCCATGGGTCTCATGGGCGTGCTGTGGCTCAACGTGACGCGCCGCACCCGCGAGCTCGGTCTGCGCCGGGCCATGGGCGCCACGGCTTCCGGTGTGCGCCTGCAGATCCTGGGCGAGCTCCTGGCGCTCACCACGCTGGCGGTGCTCCTGGGCGCGCTGGTGTTCCTGCAGGCGCCGCTGCTCGGCATCGCCGGCTGGGTGGGCTGGCAGGTGTACGCTGTGGGCATTGTCGGTTCGCTCCTGATCCTCTATACCTTGGTCGTCCTCTGCGGCCTGTATCCCAGCTGGCTCGCGACGCGGGTGCACCCCGCGGAAGCCCTGCATTACGAGTGA